Proteins encoded in a region of the Streptomyces sp. PCS3-D2 genome:
- the aroB gene encoding 3-dehydroquinate synthase — protein sequence MTDQVTRIHVGGSAGHDPYDVLVGRQLLGELGSLIGTRAQRVAVIHPEALASTGEALRDDLADQGYEAVAIQVPNAEEAKTAEVAAYCWKALGQSGFTRTDVIVGVGGGATTDLAGFVAASWLRGVRWVAVPTTVLAMVDAAVGGKTGINTAEGKNLVGAFHPPAGVLCDLAALESLPVNDYVSGLAEIIKAGFISDPVILDLIEEDPQAARTPQGPHTAELIVRSIRVKADVVSSDLKESGLREVLNYGHTLAHAIEKNERYKWRHGAAVSVGMVFAAELGRLAGRLDDATADRHRAVLASVGLPLTYRGDQWPKLLQTMQVDKKSRGNLLRFIVLDGLAKPTVLEGPDPAHLIAAYGEVSA from the coding sequence ATGACAGACCAGGTGACGCGGATCCACGTCGGCGGAAGCGCCGGCCATGACCCGTACGACGTGCTGGTCGGGCGGCAGCTGCTCGGCGAGCTCGGCTCCCTGATCGGTACCAGGGCCCAGCGGGTCGCCGTGATCCACCCCGAGGCCCTCGCCTCGACCGGTGAGGCGCTGCGCGACGACCTCGCCGACCAGGGCTACGAAGCGGTCGCCATCCAGGTGCCGAACGCCGAGGAGGCCAAGACGGCCGAGGTCGCCGCCTACTGCTGGAAGGCGCTCGGCCAGTCCGGCTTCACCCGCACCGACGTCATCGTCGGCGTCGGCGGCGGAGCCACCACCGACCTCGCGGGATTCGTCGCGGCCAGCTGGCTGCGCGGCGTGCGCTGGGTCGCCGTTCCGACCACCGTCCTGGCGATGGTCGACGCGGCCGTCGGCGGCAAGACCGGCATCAACACCGCCGAGGGCAAGAACCTGGTCGGCGCCTTCCACCCGCCGGCCGGGGTGCTCTGCGACCTGGCGGCGCTGGAGTCGCTGCCGGTCAACGATTACGTCAGCGGCCTCGCCGAGATCATCAAGGCCGGATTCATCTCCGATCCGGTGATCCTCGACCTGATCGAGGAGGACCCGCAGGCGGCCCGTACGCCCCAAGGTCCGCACACCGCCGAGCTGATCGTGCGCTCCATCCGGGTCAAGGCCGACGTCGTCTCCAGCGACCTGAAGGAATCCGGGCTGCGGGAGGTGCTCAACTACGGCCACACCCTCGCGCACGCCATCGAGAAGAATGAGCGCTACAAGTGGCGGCACGGTGCGGCCGTTTCGGTGGGCATGGTCTTCGCCGCCGAGCTCGGCCGGCTCGCCGGCCGCCTCGACGACGCCACCGCCGACCGGCACAGGGCGGTCCTCGCCTCCGTGGGGCTGCCGCTGACCTACCGCGGCGACCAGTGGCCCAAGCTGCTCCAGACCATGCAGGTCGACAAGAAGTCCCGCGGCAACCTGCTGCGCTTCATCGTCCTCGACGGTCTGGCCAAGCCGACGGTCCTGGAGGGCCCCGACCCGGCGCACCTGATCGCCGCCTACGGCGAGGTGTCGGCGTGA
- the aroQ gene encoding type II 3-dehydroquinate dehydratase, with the protein MSRRVLVLNGPNLGRLGSREPDVYGATSYAGLVDSCRSLGEELGFDVEVRETNDEGEMIRWLHEAADGKLPVVINPGAFTHYSYGMRDAAAQRTAPLIEVHISNPYAREEFRHTSVIAAVATGTVAGFGIGSYRLALRALADEIDA; encoded by the coding sequence GTGAGCCGCCGCGTGCTGGTGCTGAACGGCCCGAACCTGGGCCGTCTCGGCTCGCGCGAGCCCGACGTGTACGGGGCGACCTCGTACGCGGGACTGGTGGACAGCTGCCGGTCGCTGGGCGAGGAGCTCGGTTTCGACGTCGAGGTCCGCGAGACCAACGACGAGGGCGAGATGATCCGCTGGCTGCACGAGGCCGCGGACGGAAAGCTCCCCGTGGTCATCAACCCGGGGGCCTTCACCCACTACTCGTACGGCATGCGCGACGCCGCCGCGCAGCGCACGGCGCCGCTGATCGAGGTGCACATCTCCAACCCGTACGCCCGCGAGGAGTTCCGGCACACCTCGGTCATCGCCGCCGTGGCGACCGGGACCGTGGCCGGCTTCGGGATCGGGTCCTACCGGCTGGCGCTGCGTGCACTGGCGGACGAGATCGACGCCTGA
- a CDS encoding AAA family ATPase has product MHQGVGGGGWGQPGQRPSAPPQPPIPPAQGWPGSPPPPSQHPAPPQVAPVPEATGHIPLPPAVAGTGGAVLAVLLIGPAGAGKTTVARHWASTRPVPTAHVSLDDVREWVCSGFADPQAGWNEHSEAQYRLARRTCGFAARNYLANGISCILDDAVFPDRPVVGLGGWKRHVGPTLLPVVLLPGLEIVLERNAERSGNRRLSDEEVARIHGRMAGWYGSGLPIIDNSHLDVEGTARALDEALARAMPAPGGW; this is encoded by the coding sequence ATGCACCAAGGAGTGGGTGGCGGGGGCTGGGGGCAGCCGGGGCAGCGTCCTTCGGCGCCCCCGCAGCCGCCCATACCCCCGGCTCAGGGCTGGCCGGGTTCGCCCCCGCCGCCGTCCCAGCACCCGGCCCCGCCCCAGGTGGCGCCGGTTCCCGAAGCCACCGGGCACATCCCGCTGCCGCCCGCGGTGGCGGGAACCGGCGGCGCCGTGCTCGCCGTCCTGCTGATCGGGCCGGCCGGCGCCGGGAAGACCACCGTGGCCCGGCACTGGGCCAGTACTCGGCCCGTGCCGACCGCCCACGTCAGCCTGGACGACGTGCGGGAGTGGGTCTGCTCCGGCTTCGCCGACCCGCAGGCCGGCTGGAACGAGCACTCCGAGGCGCAGTACCGGCTCGCCCGCCGCACCTGCGGCTTCGCGGCCCGCAACTACCTGGCCAACGGCATCTCCTGCATCCTCGACGACGCCGTCTTCCCCGACCGGCCCGTGGTGGGGCTGGGCGGTTGGAAACGCCACGTCGGTCCGACACTGCTGCCGGTCGTGCTCCTGCCCGGCCTGGAGATCGTCCTGGAGCGCAACGCCGAACGCTCCGGCAACCGGCGGCTCTCCGACGAGGAGGTCGCCCGCATCCACGGCCGGATGGCCGGCTGGTACGGCTCCGGGCTGCCGATCATCGACAACTCCCATCTCGACGTCGAAGGCACCGCCCGCGCCCTCGACGAGGCCCTGGCCCGGGCCATGCCGGCACCCGGCGGCTGGTAG
- a CDS encoding aminopeptidase P family protein: MSDVYAARRGLLRDRCAAAGNAAALITRPANVRYLSGASPLGAVLLVGPAEDALFCVGAPTGEADEGRLDEHLRVTVLAARGGDPAVAAADAAASVRADSLAVEEHHLTVARHRALRSVAPKLRLADLGTAVEQQRLVKDEGEIACLRIAAEIADQALGELLESILVGRTERHLALELERRLVDHGADGPAFPTSVGTGPHSGRSRHRPSDRRVEEGDFLSVCLGANYRGYRCEIGRTFVIGTTPADWQIELYDCVFTAQRAGREALLPGAAYREVDHAARSVLDAAGHAEALAPWTGHGVGLEIDEDPQLAPTAMGKLDACVPVTVEPGVHLPGRGGVRIDDTLVVRPEADGGPELLTITTKELLAL; this comes from the coding sequence ATGTCAGACGTGTACGCCGCCCGTCGGGGCCTGCTCCGCGACCGATGCGCCGCCGCGGGGAACGCCGCCGCGCTGATCACGCGTCCGGCGAACGTCCGCTACCTCTCCGGGGCGTCACCGCTCGGCGCCGTACTCCTCGTCGGCCCGGCCGAGGACGCCCTGTTCTGCGTCGGAGCGCCCACCGGCGAGGCCGACGAGGGCCGGCTCGACGAACACCTCCGGGTCACCGTGCTGGCCGCCCGCGGCGGGGATCCCGCCGTCGCCGCGGCCGACGCCGCCGCCTCCGTCCGCGCCGACTCGCTCGCCGTGGAGGAGCACCACCTCACCGTCGCCCGGCACCGGGCCCTGCGCTCCGTCGCGCCCAAGCTCCGCCTGGCCGACCTCGGGACCGCCGTGGAGCAGCAGCGCCTCGTCAAGGACGAGGGGGAGATCGCCTGCCTGCGGATCGCCGCGGAGATCGCCGACCAGGCCCTGGGCGAGCTGCTGGAATCCATCCTCGTCGGCCGCACCGAACGCCACCTCGCCCTGGAGCTGGAGCGGCGGCTCGTCGACCACGGGGCGGACGGCCCGGCCTTTCCGACCTCCGTCGGCACCGGCCCGCACTCCGGGCGATCCCGGCACCGGCCGTCCGACCGCAGGGTGGAGGAGGGAGACTTCCTCTCGGTCTGCCTGGGCGCCAACTACCGCGGCTACCGGTGCGAGATCGGCCGGACCTTCGTCATCGGCACCACCCCCGCCGACTGGCAGATCGAGCTCTACGACTGCGTCTTCACCGCTCAGCGGGCGGGACGCGAGGCGCTGCTGCCGGGCGCCGCCTACCGCGAGGTCGACCACGCGGCCCGGTCCGTACTGGACGCCGCGGGGCACGCGGAGGCCCTCGCCCCGTGGACGGGACACGGCGTCGGCCTCGAAATCGACGAGGACCCGCAGCTTGCACCTACGGCAATGGGTAAACTGGACGCTTGCGTGCCGGTCACCGTCGAACCGGGGGTTCACCTCCCGGGCCGGGGAGGTGTCCGGATCGATGACACGCTCGTCGTACGCCCCGAGGCGGACGGCGGTCCCGAGCTACTCACCATTACGACCAAGGAGCTGCTCGCACTCTAG
- the efp gene encoding elongation factor P gives MASTNDLKNGMVLKLDGDQLWSVVEFQHVKPGKGPAFVRTKLKHVLSGKVVDKTFNAGTKVETATIDRRDMQFSYMDGEYFVFMDMQTYDQLMVDKKAVGDAANFLIEGFTASVAQHEGEVLYVELPAAVELVIQHTDPGVQGDRSTGGTKPATLETGHEIQVPLFVNTGEKVKVDTRTSDYLGRVNS, from the coding sequence GTGGCTTCCACGAACGACCTCAAGAACGGCATGGTGCTCAAGCTCGACGGTGACCAGCTCTGGTCCGTCGTCGAGTTCCAGCACGTCAAGCCCGGCAAGGGCCCGGCCTTCGTGCGCACCAAGCTCAAGCACGTGCTCTCCGGCAAGGTCGTCGACAAGACCTTCAACGCCGGCACGAAGGTCGAGACGGCCACCATCGACCGCCGTGACATGCAGTTCTCGTACATGGACGGCGAGTACTTCGTCTTCATGGACATGCAGACCTACGACCAGCTGATGGTCGACAAGAAGGCCGTCGGCGACGCCGCCAACTTCCTCATCGAGGGCTTCACCGCCTCCGTGGCGCAGCACGAGGGCGAGGTGCTCTACGTCGAGCTCCCGGCCGCCGTCGAGCTCGTCATCCAGCACACCGACCCGGGCGTCCAGGGCGACCGCTCCACCGGTGGCACCAAGCCCGCCACGCTGGAGACCGGCCACGAGATCCAGGTCCCGCTCTTCGTCAACACGGGCGAGAAGGTCAAGGTCGACACCCGCACCAGCGACTACCTCGGCCGGGTGAACAGCTAA
- the nusB gene encoding transcription antitermination factor NusB, producing the protein MAARSNARKRAFQILFEADQRGVSVREVLADWIRHARSDDRQPPVSAFTMDLVEGYADKVNRIDDLIVTYAVDWDLDRMPAADRNIVRLGAYELIWVDDTPDAVAIDEAVQLAKEFSTDESPSFVNGLLARFKDLKPSLRRSES; encoded by the coding sequence GTGGCTGCCCGGAGCAACGCGCGCAAGCGCGCCTTCCAGATCCTTTTCGAGGCCGACCAGCGCGGGGTGTCCGTCCGCGAGGTCCTCGCGGACTGGATCCGCCACGCGCGCTCGGACGACCGGCAGCCGCCGGTCAGCGCCTTCACGATGGATCTCGTCGAGGGGTACGCCGACAAGGTGAACCGCATCGACGACCTGATCGTCACCTACGCCGTGGACTGGGACCTCGACCGGATGCCGGCCGCGGACCGGAACATCGTGCGGCTCGGTGCCTACGAGCTGATCTGGGTGGACGACACCCCGGACGCCGTGGCCATCGACGAGGCCGTCCAGCTGGCCAAGGAGTTCTCGACGGACGAGTCGCCCTCGTTCGTCAACGGGCTGCTGGCCCGTTTCAAGGACCTGAAGCCGAGCCTGCGGCGCAGCGAGAGCTGA
- the bldD gene encoding transcriptional regulator BldD, producing MSSEYAKQLGAKLRAIRTQQGLSLHGVEEKSQGRWKAVVVGSYERGDRAVTVQRLAELADFYGVPVQELLPGTTPGGAAEPPPKLRLDLERLAGVPAEKAGPLQRYAATIQSQRGDYNGKVLSIRQDDLRTLAVIYDQSPSVLTEQLISWGVLDADARRAVAHEDA from the coding sequence ATGTCCAGCGAATACGCCAAACAGCTCGGGGCCAAGCTCCGCGCCATCCGCACCCAGCAGGGCCTTTCCCTCCACGGTGTCGAGGAGAAGTCGCAGGGCCGGTGGAAGGCCGTGGTGGTCGGGTCGTACGAGCGCGGGGACCGCGCCGTGACCGTCCAGCGCCTTGCCGAGCTGGCGGACTTCTACGGGGTGCCGGTGCAGGAACTGCTGCCGGGCACGACTCCCGGCGGAGCGGCCGAGCCGCCGCCGAAGCTGCGCCTCGACCTGGAGCGTCTGGCGGGCGTCCCCGCCGAGAAGGCCGGTCCGCTGCAGCGTTACGCGGCGACGATCCAGAGCCAGCGCGGCGACTACAACGGCAAGGTGCTGTCGATCCGCCAGGACGACCTGCGCACCCTGGCCGTCATCTACGACCAGTCGCCCTCGGTCCTGACCGAGCAGCTGATCAGCTGGGGCGTGCTGGACGCGGACGCCCGTCGCGCGGTGGCGCACGAGGACGCCTGA
- the pyrR gene encoding bifunctional pyr operon transcriptional regulator/uracil phosphoribosyltransferase PyrR, whose product MDAQQNSDSARPVLEAQDIARVLTRIAHEIVERAKGADDVVLLGIPTRGVHLARRLAAKLEEITGTKIPVGSLDITMYRDDLRMKPARAIGRTEIPGDDLDGRLVVLVDDVLFSGRTIRAALDALGDLGRPRAVQLAVLVDRGHRELPIRADYVGKNLPTSLRETVKVQLQEEDGRDAVLLGQRTARAAGQ is encoded by the coding sequence ATGGACGCCCAGCAGAACTCCGATTCCGCGCGCCCCGTACTGGAGGCGCAGGACATCGCCCGGGTCCTGACCCGCATCGCCCACGAGATCGTCGAACGCGCCAAGGGCGCCGACGACGTGGTGCTCCTCGGCATCCCCACCCGCGGCGTGCACCTGGCCCGCCGTCTGGCCGCCAAGCTCGAAGAGATCACCGGCACGAAGATCCCGGTCGGTTCCCTCGACATCACCATGTACCGCGACGACCTGCGGATGAAGCCCGCCCGTGCGATCGGTCGCACCGAGATCCCCGGCGACGACCTCGACGGCCGCCTCGTCGTCCTCGTCGACGACGTCCTCTTCTCCGGCCGCACCATCCGCGCCGCGCTCGACGCCCTCGGCGACCTCGGCCGCCCCCGCGCCGTGCAGCTCGCCGTGCTCGTCGACCGCGGCCACCGCGAACTGCCGATCCGTGCCGACTACGTCGGCAAGAACCTCCCCACGTCGCTGCGGGAGACCGTCAAGGTCCAGCTCCAGGAGGAGGACGGCCGTGACGCCGTGCTGCTCGGCCAGCGGACCGCCCGGGCGGCGGGACAGTAG
- a CDS encoding aspartate carbamoyltransferase catalytic subunit has product MKRHLISAADLTRDDAVLILDTAEEMARVADRPIKKLPTLRGLTVVNLFFEDSTRTRISFEAAAKRLSADVINFSAKGSSVSKGESLKDTALTLEAMGADAVVIRHHASGAPYRLATSGWIDSAVVNAGDGTHEHPTQALLDAFTMRRRLVGRDAGLGKDLSGRRITIVGDVLHSRVARSNVHLLHTLGAEVTLVAPPTLVPIGVETWPCEVSYSLDDVLPKSDAVMMLRVQRERMNAAFFPTEREYSRRYGLDGDRMAKMPEHAIVMHPGPMNRGMEITAQVADSERCTAVEQVANGVSTRMAVLYLLLGGSEPAVTTTPAAPARTEESK; this is encoded by the coding sequence ATGAAGCGCCACCTCATCTCGGCCGCCGATCTCACGCGCGACGACGCCGTCCTGATCCTCGACACCGCCGAGGAGATGGCCCGCGTCGCGGACCGGCCGATCAAGAAGCTGCCCACGCTGCGCGGCCTCACCGTCGTCAACCTCTTCTTCGAGGACTCCACCCGCACCCGGATCTCCTTCGAGGCGGCCGCCAAGCGGCTCTCCGCCGACGTCATCAACTTCTCCGCCAAGGGCTCCTCGGTTTCCAAGGGCGAATCCCTCAAGGACACCGCGCTCACCCTGGAGGCGATGGGCGCCGACGCCGTCGTCATCCGCCACCACGCCTCCGGCGCCCCCTACCGGCTCGCGACCTCCGGCTGGATCGACTCCGCCGTCGTCAACGCCGGCGACGGCACCCATGAACACCCCACCCAGGCCCTGCTGGACGCCTTCACCATGCGCCGGCGCCTCGTCGGCCGCGACGCCGGCCTCGGCAAGGACCTCTCCGGCCGCCGCATCACCATCGTCGGAGACGTCCTGCACAGCCGCGTGGCGCGCTCCAACGTCCACCTGCTGCACACCCTCGGCGCCGAGGTCACCCTGGTGGCCCCGCCCACGCTGGTCCCGATCGGTGTCGAGACCTGGCCGTGCGAGGTCTCGTACAGCCTCGACGACGTGCTGCCGAAGTCCGATGCGGTGATGATGCTGCGTGTGCAGCGCGAACGCATGAACGCCGCCTTCTTCCCGACCGAGCGCGAGTACTCCCGCCGGTACGGCCTGGACGGCGACCGCATGGCCAAGATGCCCGAGCACGCCATCGTGATGCACCCCGGCCCGATGAACCGCGGCATGGAGATCACCGCCCAGGTCGCCGACTCCGAGCGCTGCACGGCCGTCGAACAGGTCGCCAACGGCGTCTCCACCCGCATGGCCGTCCTCTACCTGCTGCTCGGCGGCTCCGAGCCGGCCGTCACGACCACCCCCGCCGCCCCCGCCCGTACCGAGGAGAGCAAGTAA
- a CDS encoding dihydroorotase: MSKILIRGAKVLGGEAQDVLIDGETIAEVGRNLSAEGATVIEAEGQILLPGLVDLHTHLREPGREDSETVLTGTRAAASGGYTAVFAMANTFPVADTAGVVEQVWRLGKESGYCDVQPIGAVTVGLEGKQLSELGAMHESAARVTVFSDDGKCVDDAVIMRRALEYVKAFGGVVAQHAQEPRLTEGAQMNEGVVSAELGLGGWPAVAEESIIARDVLLAEHVGSRVHICHLSTAGSVEIVRWAKSRGIDVTAEVTPHHLLLTDELVRSYNAVYKVNPPLRTERDVMALREALADGTIDIVATDHAPHPHEDKDCEWAAAAMGMVGLETALSVVQQTMVETGLIDWAGVAERMSFAPARIGGLDHHGRPVSAGEPANLTLVDTSYRGVVDPAHFASRSRNTPYEGRELPGRVTYTFLRGRATVVDGKLA, from the coding sequence ATGAGCAAGATCCTTATCCGTGGCGCGAAGGTACTCGGCGGCGAGGCGCAGGACGTCCTGATCGACGGCGAAACCATCGCCGAGGTCGGCCGGAACCTCTCCGCCGAGGGCGCGACCGTCATCGAGGCCGAGGGCCAGATCCTCCTCCCCGGTCTCGTCGACCTGCACACCCACCTGCGCGAGCCCGGCCGCGAGGACTCCGAGACCGTCCTGACCGGCACCCGTGCCGCCGCCTCCGGCGGCTACACCGCCGTCTTCGCCATGGCGAACACCTTCCCCGTCGCCGACACCGCCGGCGTCGTCGAGCAGGTCTGGCGCCTGGGCAAGGAGTCCGGCTACTGCGACGTGCAGCCCATCGGCGCCGTCACCGTCGGCCTGGAGGGCAAGCAGCTTTCCGAGCTGGGTGCCATGCACGAGTCCGCCGCCCGCGTGACCGTCTTCTCCGACGACGGCAAGTGCGTCGACGACGCCGTGATCATGCGGCGCGCGCTGGAGTACGTGAAGGCCTTCGGCGGCGTCGTCGCCCAGCACGCCCAGGAACCCCGCCTCACCGAGGGCGCCCAGATGAACGAGGGCGTCGTCTCCGCCGAGCTCGGCCTCGGCGGCTGGCCCGCCGTCGCCGAGGAGTCGATCATCGCCCGCGACGTGCTCCTCGCCGAGCACGTCGGCTCCCGCGTGCACATCTGCCACCTCTCCACCGCCGGCTCCGTCGAGATCGTCCGCTGGGCCAAGTCCCGCGGCATCGACGTCACCGCCGAGGTCACCCCGCACCATCTGCTCCTCACCGACGAGCTCGTCCGCTCCTACAACGCGGTCTACAAGGTCAACCCGCCGCTGCGCACCGAGCGCGACGTCATGGCGTTGCGCGAGGCCCTCGCCGACGGCACGATCGACATCGTCGCCACCGACCACGCCCCGCACCCGCACGAGGACAAGGACTGCGAGTGGGCCGCCGCCGCCATGGGCATGGTGGGCCTGGAGACCGCGCTGTCCGTCGTCCAGCAGACGATGGTGGAGACCGGTCTGATCGACTGGGCCGGCGTCGCCGAGCGCATGAGCTTCGCCCCGGCCCGCATCGGCGGCCTGGACCACCACGGCCGTCCCGTCTCGGCTGGTGAACCCGCGAACCTGACCTTGGTCGATACCTCGTACCGTGGTGTCGTGGACCCCGCACACTTCGCCTCCCGCAGCCGCAACACGCCCTACGAGGGCCGTGAGCTGCCGGGGCGCGTCACCTACACCTTCCTGCGGGGCCGGGCAACGGTCGTGGACGGGAAACTGGCGTGA
- the carA gene encoding glutamine-hydrolyzing carbamoyl-phosphate synthase small subunit gives MTTSTRGAAKAPAVLVLEDGRIFRGRAYGAVGETFGEAVFSTGMTGYQETLTDPSYHRQVVVMTAPHVGNTGVNDEDPESSRIWVSGYVVRDPARIPSNWRSRRTLDEELVRQGVVGISGVDTRALTRHLRERGAMRVGIFSGEAWVGIRDEALLAKVRSQPEMKGANLSAEVATKETYVVPAIGEKRFTVAAVDLGIKGMTPHRMAERGIEVHVLPATATVEDVYAVAPDGVFFSNGPGDPATADGPVAVMRGVLERKTPLFGICFGNQILGRALGFGTYKLKYGHRGINQPVQDRTTGKVEVTAHNHGFAVDAPLDKVSETPYGRAEVSHVCLNDQVVEGLQLLDQPAFSVQYHPEAAAGPHDAAYLFDRFVSLMEAERA, from the coding sequence ATGACGACCTCCACCAGGGGAGCAGCCAAAGCTCCCGCCGTACTCGTCCTGGAGGACGGCCGCATCTTCCGCGGCCGTGCCTACGGCGCAGTGGGGGAGACCTTCGGCGAGGCCGTGTTCTCCACCGGCATGACCGGCTACCAGGAGACCCTCACCGACCCGTCGTACCACCGGCAGGTCGTCGTGATGACCGCCCCCCACGTGGGCAACACCGGCGTCAACGACGAGGACCCCGAGTCCTCCCGCATCTGGGTCTCCGGCTACGTCGTGCGCGACCCCGCCCGCATCCCCTCCAACTGGCGCTCCCGGCGCACCCTGGACGAGGAGCTCGTCCGGCAGGGGGTCGTCGGCATCTCCGGCGTCGACACCCGCGCCCTGACCCGTCACCTGCGCGAGCGCGGTGCGATGCGCGTCGGCATCTTCTCCGGTGAGGCCTGGGTCGGCATCCGTGACGAGGCCCTGCTGGCCAAGGTCCGCTCCCAGCCCGAGATGAAGGGCGCGAACCTCTCCGCCGAGGTCGCCACCAAGGAGACCTACGTCGTCCCCGCGATCGGGGAGAAGCGCTTCACCGTCGCGGCCGTCGACCTGGGCATCAAGGGCATGACCCCGCACCGCATGGCCGAGCGCGGCATCGAGGTGCACGTGCTGCCCGCCACCGCCACCGTCGAGGACGTCTACGCGGTCGCCCCCGACGGCGTGTTCTTCTCCAACGGCCCGGGCGACCCGGCCACCGCCGACGGCCCCGTCGCCGTCATGCGGGGCGTCCTGGAGCGCAAGACCCCGCTCTTCGGCATCTGCTTCGGCAACCAGATCCTCGGCCGTGCCCTCGGCTTCGGCACCTACAAGCTGAAGTACGGCCACCGGGGCATCAACCAGCCCGTCCAGGACCGCACCACGGGCAAGGTCGAGGTCACCGCCCACAACCACGGATTCGCCGTCGACGCGCCCCTGGACAAGGTCTCCGAGACCCCCTACGGCCGCGCCGAGGTCTCCCACGTCTGCCTGAACGACCAGGTCGTCGAAGGCCTCCAGCTGCTCGACCAGCCGGCCTTCTCCGTCCAGTACCACCCCGAAGCGGCCGCGGGCCCGCACGACGCCGCGTACCTCTTCGACCGCTTCGTATCCCTGATGGAGGCCGAGCGTGCCTAA